A single region of the Hylaeus volcanicus isolate JK05 chromosome 5, UHH_iyHylVolc1.0_haploid, whole genome shotgun sequence genome encodes:
- the LOC128877029 gene encoding two pore potassium channel protein sup-9: protein MKKQNVRTLSLIVFTFTYLLVGAAIFDVLESETEKRRKEALDAIEKMVIRKYNITEDDFKIMETVVLKTEPHKAGQQWKFAGAFYYATTVLTTIGYGHSTPNTISGKLFTMFYAIVGIPLGLVMFQSIGERLNKFSSVVIRNVKQLLNCKDVQASEINLICVVTTLSCLTIAGGAAAFSRYEGWSYFDSIYYCFITLTTIGFGDMVALQKDNALDNKPEYVMFALIFILFGLAIVAASLNLLVLRFVTMNTEDERRDEAEALQAAQGAVRLEGDVITANGSILSGQVGNHGDTISLDDDTSVCSCRCSGFQKKRRRPRFTVRRSPGKISHLLPMQQLPTLNMRSELHPPPLTPLLQLPPLYQHRASI from the exons atgaagaaacaaaacgTCCGGACCCTATCGTTGATCGTCTTCACGTTCACCTACCTCCTCGTCGGCGCTGCAATCTTCGACGTTCTCGAGTCCGAGACGGAGAAACGACGCAAGGAAGCATTGGACG CCATTGAAAAGATGGTTATACGCAAATACAATATAACCGAGGACGACTTCAAGATCATGGAAACAGTGGTGCTGAAGACGGAACCTCACAAAGCCGGTCAACAGTGGAAATTCGCCGGAGCGTTTTATTATGCGACTACGGTCCTCACGACCATTG GTTACGGACATTCGACGCCGAACACCATAAGCGGTAAGCTGTTCACGATGTTCTACGCGATCGTCGGAATCCCGTTAGGACTCGTAATGTTCCAGAGCATAGGAGAGCGTCTGAATAAATTCTCGTCCGTCGTAATACGGAACGTAAAGCAGCTTCTTAACTGTAAGGATGTGCAG gCCTCAGAAATAAATCTTATCTGCGTGGTGACGACCTTATCTTGCTTAACAATTGCGGGAGGTGCCGCAGCGTTCTCTAGGTACGAAGGGTGGTCGTATTTCGATTCCATCTACTATTGTTTCATCACTCTGACGACGATTGGCTTCGGCGACATGGTCGCGCTGCAAAAGGATAACGCGCTGGACAATAAACCCGAGTACGTCATGTTCGCCCTGATATTCATTCTGTTCGGCTTGGCCATCGTCGCCGCCTCCCTTAATCTATTGGTGCTGAGATTTGTCACCATGAACACGGAGGACGAAAGGCGAGACGAGGCTGAAGCTCTACAG GCTGCGCAAGGAGCCGTGCGCCTGGAGGGCGACGTAATAACGGCGAACGGCTCGATACTGTCGGGCCAAGTAGGCAACCACGGTGACACGATATCGTTGGACGACGACACGTCGGTCTGCAGCTGCCGCTGCAGCGGATTCCAGAAGAAACGACGGAGACCGCGGTTCACGGTCCGTCGCTCGCCCGGTAAGATCTCGCACCTGCTGCCGATGCAGCAGCTGCCGACGTTGAATATGCGCAGTGAGCTGCACCCGCCGCCGCTGACGCCGTTGCTGCAACTGCCGCCGTTGTACCAGCATCGTGCCAGCATCTGA